In Lactobacillus sp. PV012, one genomic interval encodes:
- a CDS encoding septum formation initiator family protein: MQKQARRKIKERHRIRRSWIIAIFSFLIIIGCLNLLHLKSKTNQLNQQISASKIKLDQVDKTNTKLKTQEKNLKETDYLEKWIRYKLYYSKRENKFIIFLNLRIMIKL; encoded by the coding sequence ATGCAAAAACAAGCTAGGCGAAAGATAAAAGAAAGGCATCGAATTCGAAGAAGCTGGATTATAGCTATTTTTTCATTTTTAATTATTATTGGGTGTCTAAATTTATTACATCTAAAATCTAAGACAAATCAGCTTAATCAACAAATTTCTGCTAGTAAGATAAAATTAGATCAGGTTGATAAAACAAATACTAAACTTAAGACTCAGGAAAAGAATCTTAAGGAGACTGATTATCTTGAAAAGTGGATTCGTTACAAATTATATTATTCAAAAAGGGAGAACAAATTTATAATATTCCTGAACCTCAGGATAATGATTAAATTATGA
- the pth gene encoding aminoacyl-tRNA hydrolase, whose product MKLIVGLGNPGAKYDKTKHNTGFMAIDHYLEKNNLKLDKEKFLGHWTKQKIKGEDVVILEPQTYMNDSGKSIAQVTNFFKIKPEDILVIQDDMDMPVGKIRVRASGKSGGHNGIKSIIALLGTSNFNRLKIGIQHPAKESVVSWVLTPFKGEDQKAIDKALDISDQIIEDFIDGKSTQYLMNRYN is encoded by the coding sequence ATGAAATTAATTGTAGGATTAGGAAATCCTGGAGCAAAATACGATAAAACAAAGCACAATACTGGATTTATGGCTATTGACCACTATCTTGAAAAAAATAATCTGAAACTCGATAAGGAAAAATTTTTGGGCCACTGGACTAAACAAAAAATTAAGGGTGAAGATGTTGTTATCTTAGAACCTCAAACTTATATGAATGATTCTGGGAAATCAATTGCACAAGTTACTAACTTTTTTAAAATTAAACCTGAAGATATTTTAGTTATTCAAGATGATATGGACATGCCGGTAGGTAAAATTCGAGTAAGAGCGAGTGGAAAATCTGGTGGCCATAATGGAATAAAAAGTATTATCGCATTATTAGGAACAAGTAATTTTAATCGTTTAAAAATTGGAATTCAGCACCCTGCAAAAGAGAGTGTGGTTTCGTGGGTATTGACACCGTTTAAAGGAGAAGATCAAAAAGCTATTGATAAAGCTTTAGATATAAGTGATCAAATTATTGAAGATTTTATTGATGGTAAGAGCACTCAATACTTAATGAATCGTTATAATTAA
- a CDS encoding S1 RNA-binding domain-containing protein: protein MKYKIGLRVNGKVNNITKTGIFVTLDKKHHGLIYYKEFGNDWKNIQAKYEKGQELRVVVINNKDGKLALSLKQVNNPDLVDPTNQFNHQENFSKTLEEVINEADKKISSLQKS, encoded by the coding sequence ATGAAATATAAAATTGGTTTACGTGTTAACGGTAAAGTTAATAACATTACAAAAACAGGAATTTTTGTTACTTTAGACAAGAAGCATCATGGTTTAATTTATTACAAAGAGTTTGGTAATGATTGGAAAAACATTCAAGCTAAATACGAAAAGGGCCAAGAACTCAGAGTAGTAGTAATAAATAATAAAGATGGAAAATTGGCTTTATCCTTAAAACAAGTAAATAATCCAGATTTAGTTGATCCAACTAATCAATTTAACCATCAAGAAAATTTCTCCAAAACATTAGAAGAAGTAATAAATGAAGCAGATAAGAAAATATCAAGTCTTCAGAAAAGTTGA
- the hslO gene encoding Hsp33 family molecular chaperone HslO yields the protein MSDYLVKAIDKTKNLRLLTISAKDVVSEAQKRHDTWSASSAVLGRTMLGSLLLGGALLKNDSELTVRLLGNGPVGATIVTTTSDLKVKGYIQNPHIALPPKADGHINVAKAVGQGWLQVTKDMGLKEPYTGQVPIVSGEIAEDFTYYLAKSEQIPSAVGLSVFVNPNNTIGAAGGFMLQALPGASDELLSKVEKKIKELPHLSTLMLDGVTPEELAKKILGEDCKILDKEPVAFECDCSKEKYAEILATLKPKQLKEMIEEDHGAELTCQFCEDKYHYSEDELKEILKKQKED from the coding sequence ATGAGTGATTATTTAGTAAAGGCAATTGATAAAACTAAAAATTTACGTTTACTTACTATCAGTGCAAAAGATGTTGTAAGTGAAGCTCAAAAACGTCATGATACTTGGAGTGCTTCTTCTGCTGTGTTAGGTAGAACCATGTTGGGAAGCTTACTTTTAGGTGGAGCTTTACTAAAAAATGATAGTGAACTAACTGTACGCCTTTTAGGAAATGGACCAGTTGGTGCTACAATTGTTACCACTACTTCCGATTTAAAAGTTAAAGGTTATATTCAAAATCCTCATATAGCTTTACCACCAAAAGCAGATGGCCACATTAATGTTGCCAAGGCAGTAGGACAAGGTTGGTTACAAGTGACTAAAGATATGGGCTTAAAAGAACCATATACAGGCCAAGTGCCAATTGTATCGGGAGAAATTGCTGAAGATTTTACTTACTATTTGGCAAAGTCTGAACAAATTCCTTCCGCAGTTGGTCTTTCTGTATTTGTAAATCCTAATAACACAATCGGAGCTGCAGGCGGTTTTATGTTACAAGCATTACCAGGTGCAAGTGATGAGTTATTAAGTAAGGTTGAAAAGAAGATCAAGGAATTACCACATCTTTCTACATTAATGCTTGATGGTGTAACACCTGAAGAGTTAGCGAAAAAGATTTTAGGCGAAGATTGTAAAATTTTAGATAAAGAACCTGTAGCCTTTGAATGTGATTGTTCCAAAGAAAAATATGCAGAAATATTGGCTACTTTAAAGCCTAAGCAACTTAAAGAAATGATCGAAGAAGATCACGGAGCAGAGTTAACCTGTCAATTTTGTGAAGACAAATATCACTATAGTGAAGATGAATTAAAGGAAATCTTGAAAAAGCAAAAAGAAGACTAG
- the dusB gene encoding tRNA dihydrouridine synthase DusB has product MMDQSWKIRDIEIPNRVVVAPMAGISNAAFRVVSKEFGAGLVVCEMISDRGILHGNKKTLSMLQVDPREHPMSIQIFGGSEETLVQAAHYVDTHTAADIININMGCPVPKVTKTDAGARWLLDPNKIYQMVRAVVRNVDKPVTVKMRTGWDSKHVFAVENALAAQEAGASAVAMHGRTRKQMYMGEADWGILKEVADHLTIPFIGNGDVTSPEKAKQMIDEVGATAVMVGRAALGNPWILKDIEHYLETGEKLPPQTVAEKVETAKNQLNGLVELKGEKIAVPEFRRQAAYYLKGVPRSARTRAKINDVWTKKEVFDLLDNFVEKYEASQKQK; this is encoded by the coding sequence ATTATGGATCAAAGTTGGAAAATTCGCGATATAGAAATTCCTAATCGAGTTGTAGTGGCACCAATGGCGGGAATTTCAAATGCAGCGTTTAGGGTTGTAAGTAAAGAATTTGGTGCAGGGCTAGTTGTTTGTGAAATGATTTCAGATCGTGGAATTCTTCATGGTAACAAAAAAACTTTAAGTATGCTTCAAGTTGATCCGCGAGAACATCCGATGAGTATTCAGATTTTTGGTGGTAGTGAAGAAACTTTGGTTCAAGCAGCTCACTATGTTGATACTCATACTGCAGCAGATATTATTAATATTAATATGGGTTGCCCAGTACCAAAAGTAACAAAAACTGATGCTGGTGCGCGTTGGTTGCTTGATCCTAATAAAATTTATCAAATGGTGCGAGCAGTTGTGCGTAATGTAGATAAACCAGTCACAGTTAAAATGCGTACTGGTTGGGATAGTAAGCATGTTTTTGCAGTAGAAAATGCACTAGCTGCACAAGAAGCAGGAGCTAGTGCAGTTGCCATGCATGGTAGAACGCGCAAGCAAATGTATATGGGTGAAGCTGACTGGGGAATTTTAAAGGAAGTCGCAGACCATTTAACAATTCCATTTATTGGTAATGGGGATGTAACGAGCCCAGAAAAAGCTAAACAAATGATTGATGAAGTAGGAGCTACTGCTGTAATGGTAGGTCGAGCTGCTTTAGGTAATCCTTGGATTTTGAAAGATATTGAACATTATCTTGAAACAGGGGAAAAATTACCTCCGCAAACTGTGGCAGAAAAAGTTGAAACTGCTAAAAATCAACTCAATGGTTTGGTAGAATTAAAAGGTGAAAAGATTGCCGTACCAGAATTTCGCCGCCAAGCAGCTTATTATTTAAAAGGAGTTCCCCGTTCGGCTCGTACACGTGCTAAAATAAATGATGTATGGACTAAAAAAGAGGTTTTTGATTTACTAGATAACTTTGTAGAAAAGTATGAAGCAAGTCAGAAGCAAAAATAA
- a CDS encoding RNA-binding S4 domain-containing protein — MRLDKFLKVSRLVKRRTVAKEMADKGRVKVNDKVVKSSYDVKLGDTIEIGFGTKVLKAKVVDIRDTTKKAEASDLYELID; from the coding sequence ATGCGTTTAGATAAATTTTTAAAGGTTTCTCGTTTAGTTAAGAGAAGAACAGTGGCTAAAGAGATGGCTGATAAAGGAAGAGTAAAGGTCAATGATAAAGTTGTAAAGTCTAGTTATGATGTCAAGCTAGGAGATACAATTGAAATTGGCTTTGGAACGAAGGTCTTGAAAGCAAAGGTAGTTGATATCAGAGATACTACCAAAAAGGCAGAAGCAAGTGATTTATATGAATTAATCGATTAA
- the lysS gene encoding lysine--tRNA ligase: MAKNEMNDQLIVRREKMEEMRENGIEPFGVRKFDRQDLAKTLNEKYSAEDKDELNADMPKTKVAGRMLAKRGKGKVGFADIYDRTGKIQIYVRKDIVGEENYKIFKKSDIGDFLGIDGEVMKTDTGELTIRATHVTFLSKALRPLPNKWDGLKDVEQIYRQRYLDLITNHESYERFVNRTKIIKAIRNYLDSRDFLEVETPVLHNIPGGAEARPFITHHNALDISLYMRIALELPLKRLIVGGMERVYEIGRVFRNEGVDTRHNPEFTELETYAAYWDFHDVMDEAEGIIKAAASVVTDDGKITYQGTELDLGKPFRRVHMVDLIKEQTGVDFWQPMTLDEAKKVAEEHGIHVEPFWKVGHIINAFFEEFGEKTIVNPTFVYGHPVEVSPLAKKNADDPRFTDRFEIFIMGTEYGNAFSELNDPVDQRHRFEDQMAEREAGNDEADMIDEDYIRAMEFGMPPTGGLGIGIDRLTMLLTDAPAIRDVLLFPTMRPEKVEDVDAEVQADLKEKAKKGDK; the protein is encoded by the coding sequence GTGGCAAAAAATGAGATGAATGACCAACTTATCGTTCGTCGCGAGAAGATGGAAGAAATGCGCGAAAATGGAATTGAACCTTTTGGCGTAAGAAAATTTGATCGTCAAGATTTAGCAAAGACTTTAAATGAAAAGTACTCTGCTGAAGATAAAGATGAATTAAATGCAGATATGCCTAAGACCAAAGTTGCAGGTCGTATGCTTGCAAAACGTGGTAAAGGTAAAGTGGGATTTGCGGATATTTACGATCGAACTGGTAAGATTCAAATTTACGTGCGTAAAGATATTGTAGGAGAAGAAAACTACAAGATCTTTAAGAAATCTGATATTGGTGATTTTCTTGGTATCGATGGTGAAGTAATGAAAACCGATACTGGAGAATTAACTATTCGTGCTACTCACGTTACTTTCTTATCTAAGGCTCTTCGTCCATTACCTAATAAATGGGATGGATTAAAAGATGTTGAACAAATTTATCGTCAACGTTACTTAGATCTTATTACTAATCATGAAAGTTACGAACGTTTTGTTAACCGTACTAAGATTATCAAGGCTATCCGTAATTACTTAGATAGTCGCGATTTCTTAGAAGTTGAAACTCCAGTTCTTCATAACATCCCTGGTGGTGCAGAAGCTCGTCCGTTTATCACTCACCACAATGCTTTAGATATTAGTCTCTATATGAGAATTGCCCTAGAACTTCCTTTGAAGCGTTTAATTGTTGGGGGAATGGAAAGAGTTTATGAAATTGGTCGAGTATTCAGAAATGAAGGTGTTGATACTCGTCACAATCCAGAATTTACTGAGCTTGAAACTTATGCAGCATACTGGGACTTCCATGATGTAATGGATGAAGCAGAAGGAATTATTAAAGCAGCTGCTAGTGTAGTTACTGATGATGGCAAGATTACCTACCAAGGAACTGAACTTGATTTAGGTAAGCCATTCCGCCGTGTTCACATGGTTGACTTAATTAAGGAACAAACTGGTGTTGATTTCTGGCAACCAATGACTTTAGATGAAGCTAAAAAAGTTGCAGAAGAACATGGTATTCATGTTGAACCTTTCTGGAAAGTTGGTCATATTATCAATGCCTTCTTTGAAGAGTTTGGTGAAAAGACTATTGTTAACCCAACTTTTGTTTATGGTCACCCAGTAGAAGTGTCACCACTTGCTAAGAAGAATGCTGATGATCCAAGATTTACTGATCGTTTTGAAATCTTTATTATGGGTACCGAATATGGTAATGCTTTCTCAGAATTAAATGATCCAGTGGATCAACGTCACCGTTTTGAAGATCAAATGGCAGAACGTGAAGCTGGTAATGATGAAGCTGATATGATTGATGAAGATTACATCCGTGCCATGGAATTTGGTATGCCTCCTACTGGTGGTTTGGGAATCGGTATTGATCGTTTAACTATGCTTTTAACTGATGCACCTGCTATTCGTGATGTTTTGTTATTCCCAACAATGCGTCCTGAAAAAGTTGAAGACGTTGACGCAGAAGTGCAAGCAGATTTGAAAGAAAAAGCTAAAAAAGGCGATAAATAA
- the mfd gene encoding transcription-repair coupling factor — MQVSDIVAEDKTLNNFIEKIPGSNRSLLTGVNEVSQAPIIKQMMNKLQQPLMVVEENEDKAQRLANELSSILGEEIVHTFPIDATIATQAAVASPDELSQRLKTLNFLNSGRPGVIVITPQALQYQLSDPAEFKAGAKVFKPEKEYDLQELSKWLTNVGYQRESIVAKPGEFAIRGDIVDIYPLDRENPVRIEFFGDEIDTLKEFDVATQRSLDEVETITVAPALDRIYHKEDFERAVKQIKEDIKKSPADLQAVNNHFELSLEALEKGQLPENSSFLVDYLLAKSFSLVDYLAESGIVLYDDWNLLRKNITDIDQRNQEFLKEEVAAGAMLARQKLRLDFKKVLNHAKQVRVYFSIFQKGLGRLKLDQLANITTRQPQQFFSQMPLIKSELTSFHKEKQTVILQADSKQRAREINQTMIDYGLDIPIVAKDKILPGKTQIMVGNLVNGFGLPSVNLVYLTERELFNQQKKVQRKVRTLENAQRLRSYNELKPGDYVVHVNHGIGRFEGIKTLDNNGKKRDYITITYQNHDQLFVPADQLGLVQKYVASEGKVPRVNKLGSSEWAKTKRKVQAKVEDIADDLVELYAKREAEKGFAFSPDDELQKEFEASFPYQETPDQLRSIKEIKQDMESTKPMDRLLVGDVGFGKTEVAIRAAFKAVRDNKQVAFLAPTTILAQQHFETMQDRYKDFPVRVALLSRFQSASEVKQIIADLKAGKIDILVGTHRVLSKDVEFKDLGLLIVDEEQRFGVKHKERLKELKSNIDVLTLTATPIPRTLHMSMVGVRDLSVMETAPTNRYPVQTYVMEENKSVVREAILREMKRNGQVFYLHNRVGDIDKTVSQLQELVPEAKIEFIHGRMSENQLEDIMYRFVKNEFDVLVTTTIIETGVDMPNANTLIVEDADHYGLSQLYQLRGRIGRSARLAYAYFLYRQNKVLTEVGEKRLGAIKDFTELGSGFKIAMRDLSIRGAGNMLGKQQHGFIDSVGYDLYAQMLDESIKKRQGKKQLPKTNAEVQFNLEAYIPDDYIEDQEQKIEFYKKIKAIQTKSDADEISDDLIDRFGDYPLPVENLLNVSAIKAIADYAQVLTIEQKDDKVHIIFDKEASRHLEGPNVFKALENVNLRARVNNDPQERLNVMLEVEKKTSTRQLFKELTTFLSASSEILEQEEGNK, encoded by the coding sequence ATGCAAGTTTCAGACATTGTTGCAGAAGATAAGACACTAAATAACTTTATTGAAAAAATTCCTGGGTCTAATCGTTCACTTTTGACGGGAGTAAACGAAGTATCGCAAGCTCCTATAATTAAGCAAATGATGAATAAACTTCAGCAGCCATTAATGGTTGTTGAAGAAAATGAAGACAAAGCGCAGCGACTTGCAAATGAACTTAGCAGTATTTTAGGAGAAGAGATTGTTCATACATTTCCAATCGATGCAACAATTGCTACACAAGCGGCAGTTGCCTCTCCTGATGAACTTAGTCAGCGTTTAAAAACGCTAAATTTTTTAAATAGTGGACGTCCTGGCGTTATTGTCATCACTCCTCAAGCACTGCAATACCAACTCTCAGATCCGGCTGAATTTAAAGCGGGGGCAAAAGTCTTTAAGCCAGAAAAAGAGTATGATTTACAGGAACTTTCTAAGTGGTTGACTAATGTAGGTTATCAGCGTGAAAGTATTGTAGCTAAGCCAGGAGAATTTGCAATTCGTGGTGATATTGTTGACATTTATCCATTAGATAGAGAAAATCCTGTTAGAATTGAATTTTTTGGTGATGAAATTGACACCCTTAAAGAATTTGATGTTGCTACTCAACGTAGCTTAGATGAAGTAGAGACGATTACAGTTGCTCCAGCACTAGATCGAATTTATCACAAAGAAGATTTTGAGCGAGCAGTAAAGCAGATCAAAGAAGATATTAAAAAGTCTCCTGCTGATTTACAAGCAGTAAACAATCATTTTGAGTTAAGTTTAGAAGCATTAGAAAAAGGCCAACTTCCTGAAAACTCTTCATTTTTAGTAGATTATTTATTGGCCAAGTCCTTTAGTTTGGTAGATTATTTAGCAGAGTCTGGAATTGTTTTGTATGATGATTGGAATTTGTTAAGAAAAAATATCACTGACATTGACCAGCGTAACCAGGAATTTTTAAAAGAAGAAGTGGCTGCAGGAGCAATGCTAGCTAGACAAAAATTACGGCTTGATTTTAAGAAAGTCTTGAATCATGCTAAACAAGTTCGAGTTTACTTCTCGATTTTTCAAAAAGGACTGGGACGTTTAAAACTAGATCAGCTTGCTAATATTACTACCCGACAGCCACAGCAATTTTTTAGTCAAATGCCTCTAATTAAATCTGAATTGACTAGTTTTCATAAAGAAAAGCAAACAGTAATTTTACAAGCAGATAGCAAGCAAAGAGCACGTGAAATTAATCAAACTATGATTGATTATGGGCTCGATATTCCAATTGTAGCTAAAGATAAAATTTTACCAGGAAAAACTCAAATTATGGTTGGCAATTTGGTTAATGGGTTTGGCTTACCAAGTGTCAATTTAGTTTACTTGACTGAGCGAGAATTATTTAATCAACAAAAAAAGGTACAGCGTAAAGTTAGAACGCTTGAAAATGCACAACGTTTACGTAGCTATAATGAATTAAAACCTGGTGATTATGTTGTGCATGTAAATCATGGTATTGGTCGCTTTGAGGGAATAAAAACTCTAGATAATAATGGTAAAAAGAGAGACTATATTACCATTACCTATCAAAATCATGATCAATTATTCGTACCGGCTGATCAGTTAGGCTTAGTTCAAAAATATGTTGCTTCTGAAGGAAAAGTACCTCGAGTTAATAAGTTAGGAAGTAGCGAATGGGCTAAAACAAAGCGTAAGGTTCAAGCAAAAGTTGAAGATATTGCGGATGATTTAGTGGAGCTTTATGCAAAACGAGAGGCAGAAAAGGGTTTTGCGTTTAGCCCAGATGATGAATTACAGAAAGAATTTGAAGCTTCTTTTCCTTACCAAGAAACTCCGGATCAATTGCGTTCAATCAAAGAAATTAAACAAGATATGGAAAGTACTAAACCAATGGATCGTTTGCTGGTGGGGGATGTTGGGTTTGGTAAGACAGAAGTGGCAATTCGTGCTGCGTTTAAAGCAGTAAGAGATAATAAACAGGTAGCCTTTTTAGCTCCAACAACAATTTTGGCTCAGCAACACTTTGAAACAATGCAAGATAGGTATAAGGATTTTCCAGTCCGGGTTGCTCTTTTGTCACGTTTTCAATCTGCAAGTGAAGTTAAACAAATAATTGCTGATTTAAAAGCTGGGAAAATTGATATTCTTGTGGGAACGCATAGAGTTTTATCAAAAGATGTCGAATTTAAAGATTTAGGCTTATTGATTGTTGATGAAGAACAACGATTTGGTGTTAAGCATAAAGAACGATTAAAGGAATTAAAATCTAATATTGATGTACTAACTTTAACCGCAACACCAATTCCAAGAACGCTTCATATGTCGATGGTTGGTGTGCGTGATTTATCAGTAATGGAGACAGCCCCAACTAATCGGTATCCAGTACAAACTTATGTAATGGAAGAAAATAAGAGTGTGGTCCGAGAAGCAATTTTACGAGAAATGAAGCGAAACGGCCAAGTGTTCTATTTACATAATCGCGTAGGGGATATTGACAAAACAGTAAGTCAATTGCAAGAATTAGTTCCAGAAGCAAAAATTGAATTCATTCATGGGAGAATGAGTGAAAATCAACTTGAAGATATTATGTATCGCTTTGTTAAAAATGAATTTGATGTTTTAGTAACCACAACAATTATTGAAACAGGTGTAGATATGCCGAATGCAAATACTTTAATTGTTGAAGATGCTGATCATTATGGCTTAAGTCAACTTTATCAATTACGTGGTCGAATTGGGCGAAGCGCTCGCCTGGCTTATGCCTACTTTTTATATCGTCAAAATAAGGTGTTAACTGAGGTAGGAGAGAAAAGATTAGGTGCAATCAAAGACTTTACTGAGTTAGGTTCAGGCTTTAAGATTGCGATGAGAGATCTTTCAATTCGTGGTGCAGGAAATATGTTAGGAAAACAGCAACATGGATTTATTGATAGTGTGGGATATGATTTGTATGCCCAAATGCTTGATGAATCTATTAAAAAGCGCCAAGGGAAAAAGCAATTGCCTAAGACTAATGCTGAGGTTCAATTTAATCTTGAAGCTTATATTCCAGATGATTATATTGAAGATCAAGAACAAAAAATTGAATTTTATAAAAAAATTAAAGCAATTCAAACTAAAAGTGATGCTGATGAAATCTCAGATGATTTAATAGATCGTTTTGGTGATTATCCACTTCCTGTTGAAAACTTACTAAATGTTTCTGCAATTAAAGCAATTGCAGATTATGCCCAAGTTTTAACTATTGAGCAAAAAGATGATAAAGTTCATATTATTTTTGATAAAGAAGCTAGTAGACATTTAGAGGGGCCAAATGTCTTTAAGGCTTTAGAAAATGTTAATCTACGTGCTCGAGTAAATAATGATCCGCAAGAAAGATTAAATGTAATGCTTGAAGTAGAAAAGAAAACTTCTACAAGACAATTGTTTAAAGAACTTACAACATTTTTATCTGCAAGTTCGGAAATTTTAGAACAAGAAGAAGGAAATAAATAG
- the tilS gene encoding tRNA lysidine(34) synthetase TilS, producing the protein MINLEKFFNDNNLDYKDKNILVAASGGPDSMALVDLIRKLNPRKLVIAHLDHQLRADSYLESEVLTAYCQKYKLPFFETKWDKKDHPSTGIEEKARKVRYSFLKKVASQEQIDYVLTAHHGDDLFETILLKLTRSGDPREMSSLKPVRLWENFLLVRPLLTYSKEQLLEYDKKEKLEFINDQTNAEDNIIRNRLRHHVVPKLKNENKLLLKNGNRFLKEMATLMKERELLFRKIKYEIFLGTLRIKEEELAGFDESLRLDYFSYLIKKHFGKQVSFSERNSAQTKNGYSYTAYRGYYYLYKEDKFVKKKMSRAKVLINTPFKWQNNMYMIANQELKDKNLEKIGVFFTAADSNFSIGELMPGMRLNLANGQKVKPKKKFAENSIPSFLRPFCLVIFANNQIKYIQNVYQNQNYDKSYKKYYVYSLKNKLIN; encoded by the coding sequence ATGATAAATTTAGAAAAGTTTTTTAATGACAATAATTTAGATTACAAAGATAAAAATATTTTGGTTGCAGCAAGTGGTGGACCAGATTCGATGGCTTTGGTTGATTTAATAAGAAAATTGAATCCTCGTAAGCTTGTGATAGCACACTTAGATCATCAGTTACGGGCAGATAGTTATTTAGAAAGTGAAGTTTTAACTGCTTATTGTCAAAAATATAAACTTCCATTTTTTGAAACTAAATGGGATAAAAAAGATCATCCTAGCACAGGAATTGAGGAAAAGGCGAGAAAAGTAAGATATAGCTTTTTAAAGAAAGTAGCTAGTCAAGAACAGATTGATTATGTTTTAACTGCTCACCATGGAGATGATTTATTTGAAACAATTTTATTGAAATTAACTCGCTCAGGTGATCCAAGAGAAATGAGTAGTTTAAAACCAGTTCGCCTTTGGGAAAACTTTCTTTTAGTTAGGCCATTATTGACGTATTCCAAAGAGCAGCTACTGGAATATGATAAAAAAGAAAAATTAGAGTTTATAAATGATCAAACAAATGCTGAAGATAATATTATTCGTAATCGTTTGCGTCATCATGTAGTTCCAAAATTAAAAAATGAGAATAAATTGCTTTTAAAGAATGGGAATCGTTTTTTAAAAGAAATGGCTACTCTGATGAAAGAAAGAGAGTTACTTTTTAGAAAAATTAAATACGAAATTTTTTTAGGAACATTAAGAATAAAAGAAGAAGAACTAGCAGGATTTGATGAGTCCTTAAGACTAGATTATTTTTCTTATTTAATTAAGAAACACTTTGGTAAGCAAGTTTCATTTAGTGAAAGAAATAGTGCGCAAACTAAAAATGGGTATAGTTATACCGCTTATCGAGGTTATTATTACTTGTATAAAGAAGATAAATTCGTAAAAAAGAAAATGTCCCGGGCAAAAGTGTTGATAAATACACCATTTAAGTGGCAAAATAATATGTACATGATTGCAAATCAAGAACTTAAAGATAAAAATTTAGAAAAAATAGGTGTATTTTTTACTGCAGCTGATTCTAATTTTAGTATTGGGGAATTAATGCCAGGAATGCGACTAAATTTAGCAAACGGTCAAAAGGTTAAGCCCAAAAAAAAGTTTGCAGAAAATAGTATTCCTAGTTTTTTACGTCCTTTTTGTTTGGTAATTTTTGCAAATAATCAGATAAAATATATTCAAAATGTTTATCAGAACCAAAATTATGATAAGAGCTATAAGAAATATTATGTATATTCTTTAAAGAATAAATTAATTAATTAG